From one Rhodovulum sp. ES.010 genomic stretch:
- a CDS encoding ABC transporter substrate-binding protein: MQDYDARQARPHPAARLFAREHMAGAMNRREFLGRATALGLSAGAAYGLIGLPAPARAQATPQTGGTLRIQTSCRELKDPRTYDWPEMANQTRGIVEYLAEVLRDGTLAPVLLESWEANADATEYTLNVRQGVKWNNGDDFTAEDVAANIVGWCDGSVEGNSMATRMAALVADGAAAEGAVEVVDSHTVRLRLAYPDGTLMFGMADYPAAIMHRDRIGTSVLDHGIGTGAYMFDEFRVGERVVLVKNPDHSYWGEAWLDRVEMLDYGTDPAAWLAGADSDEFDMVYETTADFLDIFDSLGWVRSEIGTAATVVIRPNQEAEIDGARPYADVRVRRALQLAVDNRVPLELGLSNHGALSNNNYHVAPGVNPDHAQIPGHDRDVDEARRLMEEAGMLEFEHELISIDDGFIKATTDAVAAQLRDAGFKVKRTVMPGSTFWNDWTKYPFSSTNWGHRETGIQSLNLAYHSTATWNEAGFRSEAFDGLLAQATAIADNTARQEVMAELEQMMVDEGVAIIPYFRTIFRHYTDGLIGAEQHPKYEINIHRIGWA, translated from the coding sequence ATGCAAGACTACGACGCCCGCCAGGCGCGGCCCCACCCGGCCGCTCGCCTTTTCGCGCGCGAGCACATGGCCGGAGCGATGAACCGGCGCGAGTTCCTGGGCCGGGCCACCGCTCTCGGCCTCTCGGCCGGCGCCGCCTACGGCTTGATCGGCCTGCCCGCCCCGGCCCGTGCGCAGGCAACCCCGCAGACGGGTGGCACGCTGCGCATCCAGACCAGCTGCCGCGAGTTGAAGGACCCGCGCACCTATGACTGGCCCGAGATGGCCAACCAGACGCGCGGCATCGTCGAGTATCTCGCCGAGGTTCTGCGCGACGGCACGCTGGCCCCGGTTCTGCTGGAAAGCTGGGAGGCCAATGCCGACGCCACCGAATACACCTTGAACGTTCGCCAGGGCGTCAAGTGGAACAACGGCGACGACTTCACCGCCGAGGACGTCGCCGCCAACATCGTCGGCTGGTGCGATGGGTCGGTCGAGGGCAACTCGATGGCCACCCGCATGGCCGCCCTGGTCGCCGACGGCGCGGCCGCCGAGGGCGCGGTCGAGGTGGTGGACAGCCACACCGTCCGGCTTCGGCTGGCCTACCCGGACGGCACGCTGATGTTCGGTATGGCCGACTACCCCGCCGCGATCATGCACCGCGACAGGATCGGCACCTCGGTGCTCGATCACGGCATCGGCACCGGCGCCTACATGTTCGACGAGTTTCGCGTGGGCGAGCGGGTCGTGCTGGTGAAGAACCCGGACCACAGCTATTGGGGCGAGGCCTGGCTCGACCGGGTCGAGATGCTGGACTACGGCACCGACCCGGCCGCGTGGCTGGCCGGCGCGGACTCCGACGAGTTCGACATGGTCTACGAAACCACGGCCGACTTTCTGGACATCTTCGATTCGCTCGGCTGGGTGCGGAGCGAGATCGGCACCGCCGCGACCGTGGTGATCCGCCCCAACCAGGAGGCCGAGATCGACGGCGCGCGGCCTTATGCCGATGTCCGCGTGCGCCGCGCCCTGCAATTGGCGGTCGACAACCGGGTGCCGCTGGAACTGGGCCTGTCGAACCACGGCGCGCTGTCGAACAACAACTACCACGTGGCGCCGGGCGTCAACCCGGACCATGCGCAGATCCCGGGCCATGACCGCGATGTGGACGAGGCCCGCCGCCTGATGGAAGAGGCGGGCATGCTGGAGTTCGAGCACGAGCTGATCTCGATCGACGACGGGTTCATCAAGGCCACCACCGACGCGGTGGCCGCGCAGCTGCGCGATGCGGGCTTCAAGGTCAAGCGCACGGTCATGCCCGGCTCGACCTTCTGGAACGACTGGACGAAATATCCGTTCTCCTCGACCAACTGGGGCCATCGCGAAACCGGCATCCAGTCGCTGAACCTCGCCTACCACTCGACCGCCACCTGGAACGAGGCGGGGTTCCGCTCCGAGGCGTTCGATGGGCTGCTGGCCCAGGCGACCGCGATCGCGGACAACACCGCGCGGCAAGAGGTCATGGCCGAGCTGGAGCAGATGATGGTGGACGAGGGCGTCGCGATCATCCCCTACTTCCGAACGATCTTCCGGCACTACACGGACGGCCTGATCGGGGCGGAGCAGCACCCGAAATACGAGATCAACATTCACCGGATCGGCTGGGCCTGA
- a CDS encoding MFS transporter gives MIQVLSGVWALLVGIVLIMLGNGMHFTLIGLRGGIEGFSAAELAVITSGYFVGFLSGARLTPRLIRRVGHVRVFAALGSFMSAGLIAFTLLPEPWAWTILRVLLGFCMSGIYVAAESWLNNAATNETRGKVLSAYMIAQTLGIIGAQGLLTLGDAATAGLFIGASILVSISFAPILLSATPVPAVEVARPMSLRDLFAGSPLGTAGIFLLGSIYATQAGMGAVFGSQIGMTASQIALFVAMLFAGALVLQYPVGWLSDRVDRRKLIFGAALLGATSCGLGWLAGSGMAPVGGGGLWPLMAAAFLAGGVTTPLYALLLAYTNDFLSAEEMPAASGGLVFTFGLGAIFGPLATGWAMNGFGPFAFWPVLGATFFVLALYALYRMSQRAAAPAEETESYLGVLPTASVVAVEAAGAWAAEQAEAERQAQDDPA, from the coding sequence ATGATCCAGGTGTTATCCGGCGTTTGGGCGCTTCTCGTCGGGATCGTGCTCATCATGCTCGGCAACGGCATGCATTTCACGCTGATCGGGTTGCGCGGCGGCATCGAGGGGTTCTCGGCCGCGGAACTGGCCGTCATCACGTCGGGCTATTTCGTGGGCTTCCTGTCGGGCGCGCGCCTGACGCCGCGCCTGATCCGGCGCGTCGGGCATGTGCGCGTCTTCGCGGCGCTGGGCAGCTTCATGTCGGCGGGGCTGATCGCCTTCACGCTGCTGCCCGAGCCCTGGGCCTGGACGATCCTGCGCGTTCTTCTGGGCTTCTGCATGTCGGGCATCTACGTCGCGGCCGAAAGCTGGCTGAACAACGCCGCCACCAACGAGACGCGCGGCAAGGTGCTGTCGGCCTACATGATCGCGCAGACGCTGGGCATCATCGGGGCACAGGGCCTCCTGACGCTGGGCGACGCGGCGACCGCGGGGCTGTTCATCGGCGCCTCGATCCTGGTCTCGATCTCCTTTGCGCCGATCCTGCTGTCGGCCACCCCGGTCCCCGCGGTCGAGGTCGCGCGCCCGATGTCGTTGCGCGATCTGTTCGCGGGCTCGCCGCTGGGGACGGCGGGGATCTTCCTTCTCGGCAGCATCTACGCAACGCAGGCGGGCATGGGCGCCGTCTTCGGCAGCCAGATCGGGATGACGGCCTCGCAGATCGCGCTCTTCGTGGCGATGCTGTTCGCGGGCGCGCTGGTCCTGCAATACCCCGTCGGCTGGCTCTCGGACCGGGTGGACCGGCGCAAGCTGATCTTCGGGGCGGCGCTGCTGGGCGCGACGTCCTGCGGGCTCGGCTGGCTGGCCGGCAGCGGCATGGCACCGGTGGGCGGCGGCGGGCTCTGGCCGCTGATGGCCGCGGCATTCCTTGCCGGGGGGGTCACGACGCCGCTTTACGCGCTGCTTCTGGCCTATACCAACGACTTCCTGTCGGCCGAGGAAATGCCGGCCGCCTCGGGCGGGCTGGTCTTCACCTTCGGGCTCGGCGCCATCTTCGGCCCGCTGGCGACGGGCTGGGCGATGAACGGCTTCGGGCCCTTCGCGTTCTGGCCGGTTCTCGGGGCGACATTCTTTGTCCTGGCGCTCTACGCGCTCTATCGCATGAGCCAGCGGGCGGCCGCCCCGGCCGAAGAGACCGAAAGTTATCTCGGCGTGCTTCCCACCGCTTCCGTCGTCGCGGTCGAAGCCGCCGGGGCCTGGGCCGCCGAGCAGGCCGAGGCCGAACGCCAGGCGCAGGACGACCCGGCCTGA
- a CDS encoding FkbM family methyltransferase, whose product MPKATGAAARHRRPHAAAIGRSLDIYYRDTDRTARMDRLHAAFVTPGAPVFDIGAHVGDRTGSFLRHGASVVALEPQPQVFRALRLIHGRHPAAVLLPAAAGAAPGTLTLHLNTRNPTVSTVAPGFLSAAADAPGWRDEVWDGTVTVPVVTLDLLIARHGLPAFVKIDVEGHEPAVLQGLSAPLPALSFEFTTIQRRAAHACIARLGALGRYAYNLSLGEEHRLRHDVWLTAAEMQAELDALPETANSGDVYARRV is encoded by the coding sequence ATGCCCAAGGCGACTGGCGCCGCCGCCCGACACCGCAGACCGCATGCGGCGGCCATCGGCCGGTCGCTGGACATCTACTATCGGGACACGGATCGGACCGCGCGCATGGACCGGCTGCATGCCGCCTTCGTCACGCCGGGCGCGCCGGTTTTCGATATCGGGGCGCATGTCGGCGACCGCACCGGCAGTTTCCTGCGGCACGGGGCGTCCGTCGTCGCGCTGGAGCCGCAGCCGCAGGTCTTTCGTGCCCTGCGCCTGATCCACGGGCGCCACCCCGCCGCGGTGTTGCTGCCTGCGGCCGCCGGTGCCGCGCCGGGCACGCTCACGCTGCATCTCAACACGCGCAATCCCACCGTTTCCACCGTGGCGCCGGGCTTCCTGTCCGCGGCCGCCGATGCGCCGGGCTGGCGGGACGAGGTCTGGGACGGGACGGTCACCGTTCCGGTCGTCACGCTCGACCTGCTGATCGCACGCCACGGCCTGCCCGCCTTCGTCAAGATCGACGTGGAGGGCCATGAACCGGCGGTGTTGCAGGGGCTGAGCGCCCCGTTGCCCGCCCTGTCCTTCGAGTTCACCACGATCCAGCGCCGCGCCGCCCATGCCTGCATCGCGCGGCTGGGCGCCCTGGGGCGCTACGCCTACAACCTCAGCCTGGGCGAAGAGCACCGGCTGCGCCATGACGTCTGGCTGACCGCGGCGGAGATGCAGGCCGAACTCGACGCGCTGCCCGAGACCGCGAACTCGGGCGATGTCTACGCAAGGCGGGTCTGA
- a CDS encoding tannase/feruloyl esterase family alpha/beta hydrolase, whose product MRLPVFAGLAALAALHVAPAHADTACTALTGTVFPAGHVTSARVMPEADGLPAYCEVRATALPAISIEVRLPMEGWNGKYYQAGCGGFCGILGRADAGSGWINAMRPGLERGYATATSDSGHHGLSVVDASWADHNPQAERDWGWRSIGETNRVAGHLIDAFYGEPAEQAIFQGCSTGGRMAHMAALRYPEMFDGIISGAPAMDYTGLVATALSWFMQANTDADGTPILKPGKEALVGEAVLAQCDGADGAEDGLIADPRACDVDLSGLACTDAAAEDCLTEAELGVIAKWREGPRNAAGDQLYPGGIPEGSEPFWGLWLTGLPGGGGKLNHAFAANFGAYMAFADDPGAGWAPTDFDFETDPARLAAMASVYNADDPDISAFRAAGGKMIVWHGWADAIVTPYKTVDWYEKAAEVAGGEDALNENVALFMVPGLDHCGLQPGPTGLSQADLDPLTPLEAWLADGTAPRSIMAAE is encoded by the coding sequence ATGCGTTTACCAGTTTTCGCCGGCCTCGCCGCGCTGGCGGCCCTGCACGTCGCCCCGGCCCATGCCGACACGGCGTGCACGGCCCTGACGGGCACCGTATTTCCCGCAGGCCATGTCACCAGCGCCCGGGTCATGCCGGAAGCCGACGGCCTGCCCGCCTATTGCGAGGTGCGGGCGACAGCGCTGCCCGCCATCTCGATCGAGGTGCGCCTGCCGATGGAGGGATGGAACGGCAAGTATTACCAGGCCGGCTGCGGCGGGTTCTGCGGCATCCTCGGCCGCGCCGATGCGGGCTCGGGCTGGATCAACGCGATGCGGCCCGGGCTGGAACGCGGCTATGCCACCGCGACCTCAGACAGCGGGCATCACGGGCTGTCGGTCGTCGACGCAAGCTGGGCGGACCACAACCCGCAGGCCGAACGCGACTGGGGCTGGCGCTCGATCGGCGAGACGAACCGGGTGGCGGGCCACCTGATCGACGCGTTCTACGGCGAGCCGGCGGAACAGGCGATCTTCCAGGGCTGCTCCACCGGCGGGCGCATGGCGCACATGGCGGCGCTGCGCTACCCCGAGATGTTCGACGGCATCATCTCGGGCGCGCCGGCGATGGACTATACCGGGCTCGTGGCGACCGCGCTCAGCTGGTTCATGCAGGCCAATACCGACGCGGACGGCACCCCGATTCTCAAGCCCGGCAAGGAGGCGCTGGTGGGCGAGGCGGTGCTGGCGCAATGCGACGGGGCCGACGGCGCCGAGGACGGGCTGATCGCCGACCCGCGCGCCTGCGATGTCGACCTGTCGGGTCTGGCCTGCACCGACGCGGCGGCCGAGGATTGCCTGACCGAGGCCGAGCTGGGGGTCATCGCCAAGTGGCGCGAGGGGCCGCGGAATGCGGCGGGCGACCAGCTCTACCCCGGTGGCATCCCCGAAGGATCGGAGCCGTTCTGGGGCCTGTGGCTGACCGGCCTTCCGGGCGGCGGGGGCAAGCTCAACCATGCCTTCGCGGCGAATTTCGGGGCCTACATGGCCTTCGCGGACGATCCCGGCGCGGGCTGGGCGCCCACGGATTTCGATTTCGAGACCGACCCGGCGCGGCTTGCCGCGATGGCCTCGGTCTACAACGCCGACGACCCGGATATCTCGGCCTTTCGCGCGGCGGGCGGCAAGATGATCGTCTGGCACGGCTGGGCCGACGCGATCGTCACGCCCTACAAGACCGTGGACTGGTACGAGAAGGCCGCCGAGGTCGCGGGCGGGGAAGACGCGCTGAACGAAAACGTGGCGCTCTTCATGGTCCCGGGCCTCGACCATTGCGGGCTGCAGCCGGGGCCGACGGGGCTGAGCCAGGCCGATCTCGACCCGCTGACGCCGCTTGAGGCGTGGCTGGCCGACGGCACCGCGCCGCGCTCGATCATGGCGGCGGAGTAG
- a CDS encoding TRAP transporter small permease subunit: MLRALGWINEAVGRVIAILAIVFAAIIVYDVILRYAFNDPTRWAFDVTKQMFGFYFILLGGYALRHQAHVRVDLLTETLRHGARRWVDAAGYILFFFPFAWVFLTRTYDFAATSWAQGETTYGAVQIPVYPLKAAMCVAAALLLLQGIIEFLKLVLNRPGDLYGS, from the coding sequence GTGTTACGCGCGCTCGGATGGATCAACGAGGCGGTCGGACGGGTCATCGCGATCCTCGCGATCGTCTTCGCCGCGATCATCGTCTACGACGTGATCCTGCGTTACGCGTTCAACGACCCCACGCGCTGGGCGTTCGACGTGACCAAGCAGATGTTCGGCTTCTACTTCATCTTGCTGGGGGGCTACGCGCTGCGCCACCAGGCGCATGTGCGGGTCGACCTGTTGACCGAGACGCTGCGCCACGGCGCGCGCCGCTGGGTCGATGCGGCGGGCTACATCCTGTTCTTCTTCCCCTTCGCCTGGGTGTTCCTGACCCGCACCTACGATTTCGCGGCCACCTCCTGGGCGCAGGGCGAAACGACCTACGGCGCGGTGCAGATCCCCGTCTATCCGCTGAAGGCGGCGATGTGCGTCGCCGCGGCGCTCCTGCTGCTGCAGGGGATCATCGAATTCCTGAAACTCGTTCTCAACCGGCCGGGCGATCTCTATGGGTCCTGA
- a CDS encoding TRAP transporter large permease subunit, which yields MGPEYIALFMFGMLLVGLLMGHPLAFVLGGTAVAGAIVAGKPMVLGIVVNRVFGDVLDNYTLIAIPLFVLMARFLSDSGVTDKMFESLRLLTAGVHGGLALAVVFISILLAATTGIIGASITVIGFMALRPMLQYGYSPTLTTGVIAASGCLGILIPPSIMLILMASYSPLSVGELFAGSMVPGVLLGLVYAGWVALVAAFRHDMAPPVPADDKISRPALLRMLILEAVPPLVLILGILGSLLAGIATATEASAIGVFLALGIVILRGRFELKTFYGALIETARTSAMILFIVVGATAFTGVFNITGGLRATQEIIRGLEMEPWMLITMMMFIVFILGAFLDWTGIVLLSFPIFLPIVQEMDVSLLWFVVLMAVVLQTSFLTPPFGYALFYLRAIAPKEVKTTHIIQGVLPFIGLILVMCLLVAFFPGLVTWLPEALYGEGR from the coding sequence ATGGGTCCTGAATATATCGCGCTTTTCATGTTCGGGATGCTGCTCGTCGGCCTTCTGATGGGGCATCCGCTGGCCTTCGTCCTCGGCGGGACGGCCGTGGCCGGCGCGATCGTCGCCGGCAAGCCGATGGTGCTGGGCATCGTGGTCAACCGCGTCTTCGGCGACGTGCTCGACAATTACACCCTGATCGCGATTCCGCTGTTCGTGCTGATGGCCCGCTTCCTGTCGGACTCGGGCGTGACCGACAAGATGTTCGAGTCGTTGCGGCTTCTGACGGCGGGCGTGCATGGCGGGCTGGCCCTGGCGGTGGTGTTCATCTCGATCCTGCTGGCCGCGACCACCGGCATCATCGGCGCCTCGATCACCGTGATCGGCTTCATGGCGCTCAGGCCGATGCTGCAATACGGCTACAGCCCGACGCTGACGACCGGCGTGATCGCCGCCTCGGGCTGCCTCGGCATCCTGATCCCGCCCTCGATCATGCTGATCCTGATGGCGAGCTATTCGCCGCTCTCGGTGGGCGAGCTTTTCGCAGGCTCGATGGTGCCCGGCGTGCTGCTGGGACTCGTCTATGCCGGCTGGGTGGCGCTGGTCGCGGCCTTCCGCCACGACATGGCGCCGCCCGTGCCCGCCGACGACAAGATCAGCCGCCCGGCGCTCCTCCGCATGCTGATCCTCGAGGCGGTGCCGCCGCTGGTGCTGATCCTCGGCATCCTCGGCTCGCTGCTGGCGGGCATCGCCACCGCGACCGAGGCCTCGGCCATCGGTGTCTTTCTCGCGCTCGGCATCGTGATCCTGCGCGGGCGCTTCGAGCTGAAGACCTTCTACGGCGCGCTGATCGAGACGGCGCGCACTTCGGCGATGATCCTGTTCATCGTGGTCGGGGCCACGGCGTTTACCGGCGTCTTCAACATCACCGGGGGCCTGCGCGCCACGCAGGAGATCATCCGCGGCCTGGAGATGGAGCCCTGGATGCTCATCACCATGATGATGTTCATCGTGTTCATCCTCGGCGCCTTCCTCGACTGGACCGGGATCGTGCTGCTGTCCTTCCCGATCTTCCTGCCCATCGTGCAGGAGATGGACGTGAGCCTTCTGTGGTTCGTCGTTCTGATGGCGGTGGTGCTTCAGACCTCGTTCCTGACGCCGCCCTTCGGCTATGCGCTCTTCTATCTCAGGGCGATCGCACCGAAGGAGGTGAAGACCACGCATATCATCCAGGGGGTCCTGCCCTTCATCGGGCTGATCCTGGTGATGTGCCTGCTCGTGGCGTTCTTTCCGGGCCTCGTGACGTGGCTGCCCGAGGCGCTCTATGGCGAGGGCCGATGA
- the dctP gene encoding TRAP transporter substrate-binding protein DctP, with protein MRSTLFGTAVAALAALPAVAQENWTMTTTWPSSLELIETDRHFVDLANKLTEGELTIEFYEGGSLVPAGEVFGAVQSGTVQAGADWPGYWAGRDAAFSPLATTPSLFNAVDYVNWIQQWGGADLYNEIYGNFDMVYLPYGVTNNESGFRTNEPIVSLDDLQGKRLRVSGLEQGKLLERLGGSQVSMAGGEIYQALERGVIDGGEFSTPNVDWSAGFQQVTGYWATPGWHQSASVFGVMINKSAWDALGPETREKLQIAADATLLWSLAFTEKRATEAYAKFEEAVEINRYDDAMLEQVQQMANEVIVETACENPNSAKVYLSQLEYLADYARWRDASAPFNLGRTPDGPDIEAVRDCVQ; from the coding sequence ATGCGATCCACACTCTTCGGAACGGCGGTGGCCGCGCTGGCCGCGCTGCCCGCAGTCGCCCAGGAGAACTGGACGATGACCACCACCTGGCCGTCGTCGCTCGAACTGATCGAAACCGACCGGCATTTCGTCGACCTCGCCAACAAGCTGACCGAGGGCGAGCTGACCATCGAGTTCTACGAGGGCGGCTCGCTCGTGCCGGCGGGCGAGGTGTTCGGCGCGGTGCAGTCGGGCACCGTGCAGGCCGGGGCCGACTGGCCGGGCTACTGGGCCGGGCGCGACGCGGCGTTCTCGCCGCTGGCCACCACGCCCAGCCTGTTCAACGCGGTCGACTACGTGAACTGGATCCAGCAATGGGGCGGCGCCGATCTCTACAACGAGATCTACGGCAATTTCGACATGGTCTACCTGCCCTACGGCGTGACCAACAACGAATCCGGCTTCCGCACCAACGAGCCGATCGTCAGCCTCGACGACCTCCAGGGCAAGCGGCTGCGGGTCTCGGGCCTCGAACAGGGCAAGCTTCTGGAACGGCTCGGCGGCAGCCAGGTCTCGATGGCCGGCGGCGAGATCTACCAGGCGCTGGAACGCGGCGTGATCGACGGCGGCGAATTCTCGACCCCCAATGTCGACTGGTCGGCGGGCTTCCAGCAGGTCACCGGCTACTGGGCGACGCCCGGCTGGCACCAGTCGGCCTCGGTCTTTGGCGTGATGATCAACAAGTCCGCCTGGGACGCGCTCGGCCCCGAGACCCGGGAAAAGCTGCAGATCGCCGCGGACGCGACGCTTCTGTGGTCGCTGGCCTTCACCGAGAAGCGCGCGACCGAGGCCTATGCCAAGTTCGAGGAGGCGGTCGAGATCAACCGCTATGACGACGCGATGCTGGAGCAGGTGCAGCAGATGGCCAACGAGGTGATCGTCGAGACGGCCTGCGAGAACCCGAACTCGGCCAAGGTCTATCTCAGCCAGCTCGAATACCTCGCGGACTACGCCCGCTGGCGCGACGCCTCGGCGCCGTTCAACCTCGGCCGCACGCCCGACGGCCCGGATATCGAGGCGGTGCGCGACTGCGTGCAGTAG
- the rsfS gene encoding ribosome silencing factor, with product MTARIPDASSEDLLDHILASLSDDKAEDVITIDLRGKSSMADYMVICSGRSTRQVSAISEKLKDRLKADLGRASKLEGKDQGDWVLVDAGDVIVHVFRPEVREFYQLEKMWLPAGAATARA from the coding sequence ATGACGGCGCGGATTCCCGACGCGTCGAGCGAAGACCTGCTTGACCATATCCTCGCATCCCTTTCCGACGACAAGGCCGAAGACGTGATCACCATCGACCTGCGGGGCAAGTCGAGCATGGCCGACTACATGGTCATCTGCTCGGGCCGCTCCACCCGCCAGGTGTCGGCGATCTCGGAAAAGCTGAAGGACCGGCTCAAGGCCGACCTCGGCCGGGCCTCCAAGCTCGAAGGCAAGGACCAGGGCGACTGGGTGCTGGTCGACGCGGGCGACGTCATCGTCCACGTGTTCCGCCCCGAGGTGCGTGAATTCTACCAGCTCGAGAAGATGTGGCTGCCCGCGGGCGCCGCGACCGCCCGCGCCTGA
- the rlmH gene encoding 23S rRNA (pseudouridine(1915)-N(3))-methyltransferase RlmH: protein MRVHVCAVGRLRAGPERDLVSDYAARFDRTGRGLGLGPLAFAEVEDRKGGGPSAEARLLDRAIPDGAALCALDERGRTLSSPDFAALLARWRDTGRPAAAFLIGGADGLDPDLAARADTRLSLGPMVWPHMLARVMLAEQLYRAASILAGAPYHRA from the coding sequence ATGCGCGTCCATGTCTGCGCCGTGGGCCGGCTCCGCGCCGGTCCCGAGCGCGACCTCGTTTCCGACTATGCGGCCCGGTTCGACCGCACCGGGCGCGGCCTCGGGCTCGGCCCGCTCGCCTTCGCCGAGGTCGAGGACCGGAAGGGCGGGGGACCGTCCGCCGAGGCGCGGCTTCTCGACCGGGCGATCCCCGACGGCGCGGCGCTCTGCGCGCTCGACGAACGCGGCAGGACCCTCTCCTCCCCGGACTTCGCGGCGCTGCTGGCCCGCTGGCGCGACACCGGCCGCCCGGCCGCGGCCTTCCTCATCGGCGGCGCCGACGGGCTCGACCCGGACCTGGCCGCGCGGGCCGATACCCGGCTCTCGCTCGGCCCGATGGTCTGGCCGCACATGCTGGCCCGCGTGATGCTGGCCGAACAGCTATATCGCGCCGCCTCGATCCTCGCCGGCGCGCCCTATCACCGCGCCTGA
- the gpmI gene encoding 2,3-bisphosphoglycerate-independent phosphoglycerate mutase, translated as MSTPKPVVLCILDGWGLGPTHDDNAPDLADTPTFDRLMATCPHATLTTHGPDAGLPRGQMGNSEVGHTNIGAGRVVAMDLGQIDLAIEEGSFFENAALKDFIAKVKAAGGTAHLMGLVSDGGVHGHTRHILAAARTIAAAGVPVTLHAITDGRDVPPKSADRFVADLAAGLPDGATVASVVGRYYAMDRDNRWERVQLAYHAMANGLGEEVETPVEAVTAAYARGETDEFIEPSVIGDPPGMKDGDGLFCLNFRADRAREILRAFAQPDFDAFETGKRPDFSALLGMVEYSSDHNRWMQTVFPKREIVNTLGEWVAKQGLRQFRLAETEKYPHVTFLLNGGKEEPEQGEDRFMPPSPKVATYDLQPEMSAREVTDRLVEAIGQGYDLIVVNYANPDMVGHTGVLEAAMKACEAVDRGLGRALEALDRAGGAMIVTADHGNCETMVDPETGGPHTAHTLNPVPVILVGGPAGARLRGGRLCDLAPTVLELMDLPKPPEMTGESLIET; from the coding sequence ATGTCCACACCGAAACCCGTCGTGCTTTGCATCCTCGACGGCTGGGGTCTCGGCCCCACCCATGACGACAACGCCCCCGACCTGGCCGACACGCCGACGTTCGACCGCCTCATGGCGACCTGCCCGCATGCGACGCTCACCACCCACGGCCCCGACGCGGGCCTGCCCCGCGGGCAGATGGGCAATTCCGAGGTCGGTCACACCAATATCGGCGCGGGCCGCGTGGTGGCGATGGACTTGGGCCAGATCGACCTGGCGATCGAGGAGGGCAGCTTCTTCGAGAACGCCGCGCTCAAGGACTTCATCGCCAAGGTGAAGGCCGCCGGCGGCACCGCGCACCTGATGGGGCTCGTCTCCGACGGCGGCGTGCACGGCCATACCCGGCACATCCTCGCCGCCGCGCGCACCATCGCCGCGGCCGGCGTGCCCGTGACCTTGCACGCGATCACCGACGGGCGCGACGTGCCGCCGAAATCCGCCGATCGCTTCGTCGCGGATCTCGCCGCGGGGCTGCCCGACGGCGCGACCGTCGCCAGCGTGGTCGGCCGCTACTACGCCATGGACCGGGACAACCGCTGGGAGCGGGTGCAACTGGCCTATCACGCCATGGCGAACGGCCTCGGCGAAGAGGTCGAAACGCCCGTGGAGGCGGTCACGGCGGCCTATGCCCGGGGCGAAACCGACGAGTTCATCGAGCCCTCGGTCATCGGCGACCCGCCCGGCATGAAGGACGGGGACGGTCTTTTCTGCCTGAACTTCCGCGCCGACCGCGCCCGCGAGATCCTGCGCGCCTTCGCCCAGCCCGATTTCGACGCGTTCGAGACCGGCAAGCGCCCCGACTTCTCGGCGCTGCTCGGGATGGTGGAATACTCCAGCGACCATAACCGCTGGATGCAGACGGTCTTTCCCAAGCGCGAGATCGTCAACACCCTGGGCGAATGGGTCGCGAAACAGGGGCTGCGCCAGTTCCGCCTGGCCGAGACCGAGAAATACCCCCACGTCACCTTCTTGCTGAACGGCGGCAAGGAAGAGCCCGAGCAGGGCGAGGACCGCTTCATGCCGCCTTCGCCCAAGGTCGCCACCTACGACCTGCAGCCCGAGATGAGCGCGCGCGAGGTCACCGACAGGCTGGTCGAGGCGATCGGGCAGGGCTACGACCTGATCGTGGTGAACTATGCCAATCCCGACATGGTCGGCCATACTGGCGTTCTGGAGGCCGCGATGAAGGCCTGCGAGGCCGTGGACCGGGGACTTGGCCGCGCGCTGGAGGCGCTGGACCGCGCGGGGGGCGCGATGATCGTCACCGCCGACCACGGCAATTGCGAAACGATGGTCGACCCCGAGACCGGCGGGCCGCACACCGCGCATACGCTGAACCCGGTGCCGGTGATCCTGGTCGGCGGCCCCGCGGGGGCCCGCCTGCGCGGCGGCCGGCTCTGCGACCTCGCGCCCACCGTTCTGGAGTTGATGGACTTGCCGAAACCGCCCGAAATGACCGGCGAAAGCCTGATCGAGACGTGA